In a genomic window of Methanosarcina horonobensis HB-1 = JCM 15518:
- a CDS encoding TetR/AcrR family transcriptional regulator: MKDVNQTNQQIRHYARHFLQCQGYNGFSYKDISQKLGIKNSSIHHYYPKKEDLVAALLEESRKNLAENIAQIVESGGSAREQLQYYFDYALKEFDEGKSICPPGSVILNFEELPEEVKKQNLLLLHDILDWISKLLRTGLEQGEFNFSDPVEARAELVVETLMGARLLSSIQGRKTLVRSISVIKSDLGWKD; this comes from the coding sequence ATGAAAGATGTGAACCAGACCAATCAACAAATACGCCATTACGCAAGACACTTTTTGCAATGCCAAGGTTATAATGGGTTTAGTTATAAAGATATTTCCCAGAAACTGGGGATAAAAAACTCTTCAATACATCATTACTATCCTAAAAAGGAAGATCTGGTTGCTGCATTGCTTGAAGAGAGCAGAAAGAACTTAGCCGAGAATATTGCCCAAATAGTGGAATCTGGAGGGTCTGCTCGTGAGCAGCTTCAATACTATTTCGATTATGCATTGAAGGAGTTTGATGAAGGCAAAAGTATTTGCCCTCCTGGCTCAGTGATCCTTAATTTTGAAGAACTTCCAGAGGAAGTTAAAAAGCAAAATCTGTTGCTACTGCATGATATACTGGATTGGATCTCCAAACTTCTCAGAACCGGCCTAGAACAGGGAGAATTCAATTTTTCAGATCCTGTCGAAGCACGCGCGGAATTGGTAGTCGAAACATTGATGGGTGCCAGACTATTATCTAGCATCCAGGGTAGGAAAACACTTGTCAGATCTATTTCCGTAATCAAATCTGATCTTGGGTGGAAGGATTGA